Proteins from one uncultured Anaeromusa sp. genomic window:
- a CDS encoding HD domain-containing phosphohydrolase gives MSVYSPGVVAAVRELLDIGIALSAEKNYKILLERILSESRRITACDAGTLYLVKSGKLSFEIIQNDTLNIHQGGQGEPIELPPVDIAETAAAGFCALHNTVINIPDVYKPEISGIDFTGPRRYDALTGYHTISMMVIPLENHEGAIIGVLQLLNAQDEEGAVIPFAAYLEPVVRAIASQAAVAISNMRYVEEIDNMLQSFVRVISIAIDERSSYNANHTRNMATLTGKFANYIKTQQDKALALELSDKDVEQLIMAAWLHDIGKIAVPLSIMDKPSRLGQRYELVKNRLFAICEQRKVKAIKEMLQQEKPLRTKDSIVDLWDRVAAIQKEMDHINEFVDRVNGPNCFIDDPIREEIREIADRTWLGTSGFEENWLLPEEVEALQVPRGTLTDLERRVMENHVGIAQRMLEQIPFGEKYVKVPEWACAHHEFLDGSGYPQNLHADELPLPVRILTIMDIYDALTAQDRPYKKALPKERAFAIMEEMANAEKLDGELLRLFKQSRIWEEKQYV, from the coding sequence GTGAGTGTTTATTCGCCGGGAGTAGTTGCTGCGGTGCGCGAACTACTGGATATAGGAATTGCTCTTTCCGCCGAAAAAAACTACAAAATACTGCTGGAACGTATTTTGAGTGAATCTCGCCGAATTACTGCTTGTGATGCCGGTACACTATATCTAGTAAAGTCGGGAAAACTAAGCTTTGAAATCATCCAAAATGATACGTTGAATATTCACCAGGGAGGGCAAGGAGAACCGATTGAGTTGCCTCCCGTTGATATTGCGGAAACGGCTGCAGCCGGTTTTTGCGCTTTGCATAATACGGTGATTAATATTCCTGATGTTTATAAACCTGAAATTAGTGGTATTGATTTTACGGGTCCGCGACGCTATGATGCGCTTACTGGGTACCATACCATTTCTATGATGGTGATTCCGCTGGAGAACCATGAGGGAGCCATTATCGGGGTTTTACAGTTGCTAAATGCTCAGGACGAAGAAGGGGCCGTGATTCCGTTTGCTGCGTATTTGGAACCGGTAGTTCGTGCAATAGCCTCTCAAGCTGCAGTTGCGATAAGCAATATGCGTTATGTCGAAGAAATTGACAACATGCTGCAGTCTTTTGTGAGGGTTATTTCGATTGCGATTGATGAACGTAGTTCTTACAATGCCAACCATACTCGCAACATGGCCACGCTTACGGGTAAGTTTGCAAATTACATTAAAACACAACAAGACAAAGCGTTGGCTTTGGAATTATCCGATAAAGATGTAGAACAGTTAATTATGGCTGCTTGGCTCCATGATATTGGCAAGATTGCAGTGCCGCTTAGTATCATGGATAAGCCAAGCCGCTTGGGGCAACGGTATGAATTGGTGAAAAACAGGCTGTTTGCAATTTGCGAACAGCGTAAAGTGAAAGCTATTAAAGAGATGCTACAGCAAGAAAAACCGTTGAGAACAAAAGATAGTATTGTTGATTTATGGGACCGTGTAGCCGCGATTCAAAAAGAGATGGATCATATCAACGAATTTGTTGATAGGGTGAATGGTCCGAATTGTTTTATTGACGACCCAATTCGGGAGGAAATTCGTGAAATAGCGGACCGTACCTGGTTGGGGACGTCGGGGTTTGAAGAAAATTGGCTACTGCCGGAAGAGGTAGAAGCCTTGCAAGTTCCTCGTGGAACCTTGACTGACTTGGAACGGCGAGTCATGGAGAACCATGTAGGGATTGCTCAAAGAATGCTGGAGCAAATCCCGTTTGGCGAGAAATATGTAAAGGTTCCTGAGTGGGCATGCGCTCATCATGAATTCCTTGATGGCAGCGGTTATCCTCAAAATTTGCACGCAGATGAACTACCCTTGCCGGTAAGGATTTTAACAATTATGGACATTTATGATGCACTGACTGCTCAAGACAGGCCATACAAGAAAGCGCTGCCTAAGGAAAGGGCTTTTGCTATTATGGAAGAAATGGCGAATGCTGAAAAACTAGATGGTGAATTACTTCGCTTATTTAAACAGAGCCGAATCTGGGAAGAAAAGCAATACGTATGA
- a CDS encoding adenylate/guanylate cyclase domain-containing protein produces MQHNLARFLRQRAVRSYIMLMFAGGIIVFLAILSYGLYASELQTIEDSTRQVSVIVNNDIETRVSNYLEESYQLEKISKSVFVGRQIDMLDQVQRDRYFVEMLKIFKRVNNTYIVLATGEQYGASRDGDRGFFVWDYDRDKEKLEYYLYDEQQGRQGKVKSILGYNPLQRPPYIKAVETKQQGWTNVYPSISGGGVIVAKTCPVYSEDNQLLAVLMSAVDLDWFNKFLDSLSITEHSMVFILSKDAEIIAASNAPTVSGEKRTSLLHSRDIPVLNQGLRELKEKEVTLELLQQGVECKFQFEGETFLLYMNPIQGDMQWRSAILIPEKDLRERLSAFSNQLNILMVIGSFFALIIGATVARYSIDPIVKATKVAKEIAEGDFSNKIAIVRQDEVGEMVRRIDEMSTKVKEQFDFEREAAENEKKLRQQEEEITKAVASFVPYAFLDILGKHSILEISPGDHVEKEITILFSDIRSFTKISEKMENAELFTFINCYLELAIDVITANNGFIDKFIGDAIMVLFPSASDDALRAIIELRKKLPQGCWQHEEEPLLIGAGIHFGSVTLGTVGTLTRMETTVLGDSVNLAARLESATKVYGIDILISEPVYCRLLHPEAFYIREIDTVKVKGKNQPIKLYEVFDGDSEELRQAKKENTPLFMTGLELYKNGDFVQAEKTFRKCQECCPEDKLLLVYIKRCCTLQRVPPGPDWKGISGI; encoded by the coding sequence ATGCAGCATAATTTGGCAAGATTTCTAAGACAAAGGGCGGTAAGAAGCTATATTATGTTGATGTTTGCTGGCGGTATAATAGTGTTTTTGGCCATACTTAGTTATGGGCTGTATGCCAGTGAATTGCAAACGATAGAAGACAGCACACGGCAAGTCTCTGTTATTGTGAATAATGACATTGAAACAAGAGTCTCAAATTATTTAGAAGAGTCGTATCAACTAGAAAAAATTAGTAAAAGTGTGTTTGTTGGCCGCCAAATTGATATGTTGGATCAGGTTCAGAGAGATAGATACTTTGTGGAAATGCTTAAAATTTTTAAGCGAGTTAACAATACGTACATTGTTTTAGCAACTGGTGAACAATATGGCGCCAGTCGAGATGGAGATAGAGGATTTTTCGTTTGGGATTATGACCGTGACAAGGAGAAATTAGAGTATTATCTCTATGATGAACAACAAGGCCGTCAAGGGAAGGTAAAAAGTATACTTGGATATAATCCGCTCCAGCGGCCGCCTTATATAAAAGCAGTTGAGACGAAGCAACAAGGATGGACCAATGTCTATCCTTCGATATCTGGCGGGGGAGTCATTGTTGCAAAAACATGTCCGGTATATTCGGAGGATAATCAATTGCTGGCGGTACTTATGAGTGCTGTTGATTTAGATTGGTTTAATAAATTTTTGGATTCCTTATCAATTACCGAGCACTCAATGGTATTTATTTTGTCAAAGGATGCAGAAATTATTGCAGCTTCTAATGCGCCGACAGTAAGCGGCGAAAAAAGGACTAGCTTGCTTCATTCCCGTGATATCCCGGTATTGAACCAGGGCTTGAGGGAGTTGAAAGAAAAAGAGGTCACACTCGAACTGCTTCAACAAGGGGTAGAATGTAAGTTTCAGTTTGAAGGAGAAACTTTTTTGTTGTATATGAATCCCATACAAGGAGATATGCAGTGGCGCAGTGCAATTCTGATCCCGGAGAAAGACTTGCGAGAACGCTTAAGTGCTTTTTCTAACCAATTGAACATTTTAATGGTTATTGGCAGCTTTTTCGCATTGATTATAGGGGCAACTGTTGCCCGATATAGTATTGACCCGATCGTAAAGGCTACCAAAGTCGCAAAGGAAATTGCAGAAGGAGACTTTAGCAATAAAATAGCGATAGTTCGTCAGGACGAAGTCGGGGAAATGGTTCGAAGGATCGATGAAATGTCAACTAAGGTCAAGGAACAATTTGATTTTGAAAGAGAAGCGGCAGAGAATGAAAAAAAATTACGCCAACAGGAAGAAGAAATAACAAAGGCTGTAGCGAGTTTTGTGCCGTATGCATTCTTAGATATATTAGGAAAACATAGTATCCTAGAAATTTCTCCTGGGGATCATGTCGAAAAAGAAATCACCATTTTATTTAGTGACATCCGTTCTTTTACAAAAATTTCGGAAAAAATGGAAAATGCGGAGCTGTTTACATTTATTAACTGTTATTTAGAGTTGGCTATAGACGTAATCACGGCTAACAATGGCTTTATTGACAAATTTATTGGTGATGCAATTATGGTGCTTTTTCCTAGTGCTAGCGATGATGCATTGCGGGCGATTATTGAACTGCGTAAAAAATTGCCTCAGGGTTGTTGGCAGCATGAGGAAGAACCCTTGCTTATTGGCGCGGGTATTCATTTTGGCAGTGTGACGTTAGGAACGGTTGGAACACTCACGCGTATGGAGACTACTGTTCTTGGAGATTCTGTAAATTTAGCCGCGCGTTTGGAAAGCGCAACTAAGGTGTATGGTATCGATATTTTGATTTCAGAACCGGTATATTGTCGGTTATTGCATCCCGAAGCATTTTATATACGAGAAATTGATACGGTAAAAGTTAAAGGGAAAAATCAACCAATTAAATTGTATGAAGTATTTGACGGTGATTCGGAGGAATTAAGACAGGCTAAAAAGGAAAATACCCCTCTGTTTATGACGGGACTGGAATTATATAAAAATGGCGATTTTGTACAAGCGGAAAAAACTTTTCGGAAATGCCAGGAATGTTGCCCGGAGGATAAATTATTGCTTGTATATATTAAGCGTTGTTGTACCTTGCAGCGGGTTCCGCCAGGGCCTGATTGGAAAGGGATAAGCGGTATATAA
- a CDS encoding HDOD domain-containing protein, whose product MENSQEVHVARQPIFDRKQNVVAYELLFRGKNSINLYDGEDGDLATQEVISNSFLVIGIAQISGDKKAFINFTENALKRNMALMLPKDLVAIEVLESVEATEEIITCCKELKEKGYSIVLDDFVFSPSYMPLILLADIIKVDYRATTYEERKKLLECKAAYSVEFLAEKIETPEEFSEALDMGFAYFQGYFFCKPVIVAAKNLPGYKTSYFHILQELNRPEVEFSCIEEIIRKDVSLSYKLLRFINSPVFGFQNNISSLRQALALLGQKEIIKWISLISLQCMGQDKPDELMLNSLIRAKFAEQIAKTNKWLHISADAFLMGMLSHIDALLGRSMTDVLEEIGLDEEIKNALVGRTSASKLAMVLKIVQLYERANWGELEQCIVAYEFNEAALCQSYREALGWAHDVLVSNQ is encoded by the coding sequence GTGGAAAATAGTCAAGAAGTTCATGTTGCGCGTCAGCCGATTTTTGATCGGAAGCAAAACGTAGTGGCATATGAATTGTTATTTCGCGGTAAGAACAGTATAAATTTGTATGATGGAGAAGATGGAGATCTTGCAACGCAGGAAGTGATAAGTAATAGTTTTTTGGTCATTGGCATTGCACAGATATCAGGGGATAAGAAAGCGTTTATTAATTTTACTGAAAATGCATTAAAGCGCAATATGGCGCTTATGTTACCTAAAGACTTAGTAGCTATTGAAGTCTTGGAGTCTGTGGAAGCGACTGAAGAAATCATTACATGTTGTAAAGAGCTTAAAGAGAAAGGCTATAGCATTGTTCTGGACGATTTCGTCTTTAGTCCAAGTTATATGCCATTAATTCTCTTAGCGGATATTATTAAAGTTGATTATCGAGCTACTACTTATGAGGAACGGAAAAAACTATTAGAATGCAAAGCCGCTTATTCTGTAGAATTTCTGGCGGAGAAAATTGAAACGCCAGAAGAATTCTCTGAAGCATTAGACATGGGGTTTGCTTATTTTCAAGGCTATTTTTTTTGTAAACCAGTTATTGTAGCTGCAAAAAATTTACCTGGCTATAAGACTAGCTATTTTCATATTCTCCAAGAGCTTAACCGGCCAGAAGTAGAATTTTCATGCATCGAAGAAATTATTCGCAAAGACGTATCGTTGTCTTATAAGTTGCTTCGCTTTATCAACTCTCCTGTATTCGGATTCCAAAACAATATTAGCTCCTTGCGCCAAGCGTTAGCGCTATTAGGTCAAAAAGAAATTATAAAGTGGATTTCACTGATTTCGTTGCAATGTATGGGCCAAGATAAACCGGATGAGTTAATGCTAAATTCACTTATTCGCGCTAAATTTGCCGAACAAATTGCCAAGACCAATAAGTGGCTACATATATCAGCAGACGCATTTCTGATGGGAATGCTTTCGCATATTGATGCGCTGCTGGGAAGAAGTATGACTGATGTTTTAGAAGAGATAGGTTTAGATGAAGAAATAAAAAATGCCCTAGTGGGAAGAACAAGTGCAAGTAAATTAGCCATGGTGCTGAAAATTGTTCAACTGTATGAACGCGCGAACTGGGGCGAATTGGAACAATGCATTGTGGCGTATGAATTTAACGAGGCGGCCCTTTGCCAGTCTTACCGAGAGGCCTTGGGTTGGGCGCATGACGTTCTTGTATCTAATCAGTAA
- a CDS encoding methyl-accepting chemotaxis protein — translation MNWLNNLKVAKKLMLLTTVLMVALVCVGGVGYYFLSKTNDSLNQMYNEKIIALELINDNRVLARRVEANLFSLMLSTNESEHRALVETINANVKTFDENLTSFEKMPLDSHSREEVKEIRAVLGKYRDARSEVIALASQNKNAEAYAVYNQKAKVFADEFIKKFIVLGEETKKSAEDMNKQNQKDFAFANALFIAIIVSSILLGVVLSYLIIKRITKRLDDVVVFMETVSHGDFTRKVSEENMQDKSEFGVVSKAISAMNKSISDLIRNIADTSEQLAASAEELTASAEQSSLASTQVAHSITSVAQGAVSQTHAIDTTSATVQTLSAGLEEAAASAQEVTEKSVQASQTANEGGKTVVQAVSQMKHIQETVTFSAQVVDKLGESSQEIGQIVDAISGIAAQTNLLALNAAIEAARAGEQGRGFAVVAEEVRHLAEQSQDAAKKITGLISEIQRDTAKAVAAMESGTKEVEIGVDVVTSAGNAFQNIEVIVGHVAEQMQEMSTVIEHMAQGSQQIVTAVAEIDSLSKKASSEAENVAAITEEQSASSEEIASSSQSLAHMAQDMQLAINQFKL, via the coding sequence ATGAATTGGTTAAATAATTTAAAGGTTGCTAAAAAGTTGATGCTCTTAACGACAGTTTTGATGGTGGCGCTAGTATGTGTGGGCGGTGTCGGGTATTACTTCCTTAGTAAAACCAATGATTCTCTGAATCAGATGTACAATGAAAAAATAATTGCGTTAGAACTGATAAATGATAATCGTGTTTTAGCAAGAAGAGTAGAAGCAAACTTATTTTCCTTAATGTTGTCAACAAATGAAAGTGAACATAGAGCACTGGTTGAGACAATTAATGCCAATGTGAAAACTTTTGATGAAAACTTGACTAGCTTTGAAAAAATGCCGCTAGATTCTCATTCGCGCGAAGAAGTGAAAGAAATAAGAGCCGTATTAGGAAAATATAGAGATGCACGTAGCGAAGTGATTGCACTTGCGAGTCAGAATAAGAACGCTGAAGCATATGCCGTATATAATCAAAAGGCTAAAGTGTTTGCAGATGAATTTATAAAGAAGTTTATTGTTTTAGGGGAAGAAACCAAAAAATCAGCGGAAGACATGAATAAACAAAATCAGAAAGACTTTGCCTTTGCGAATGCGCTTTTTATTGCTATTATTGTTTCGTCTATTTTGCTAGGCGTTGTTCTGAGTTATTTAATTATAAAGCGGATTACCAAACGTTTAGACGATGTGGTTGTGTTTATGGAGACCGTATCGCATGGCGACTTTACTCGGAAAGTATCTGAGGAAAATATGCAAGACAAAAGCGAATTTGGAGTTGTTTCCAAAGCGATCTCTGCAATGAATAAAAGCATTAGTGATTTAATCCGAAATATTGCTGACACGTCGGAACAATTGGCTGCTTCCGCAGAAGAGTTGACCGCGAGTGCAGAGCAGTCCTCGCTTGCTTCTACTCAGGTTGCGCATTCCATTACCTCTGTGGCCCAAGGCGCTGTATCGCAAACACATGCGATTGATACAACATCAGCTACAGTTCAAACCCTTTCGGCTGGTCTAGAAGAAGCTGCAGCTAGTGCGCAAGAGGTTACCGAAAAATCGGTTCAAGCTTCGCAAACAGCGAATGAAGGAGGCAAAACCGTTGTCCAAGCTGTTTCTCAAATGAAGCATATTCAAGAGACGGTGACTTTTTCGGCGCAAGTCGTCGATAAGCTTGGCGAAAGTTCCCAGGAAATTGGGCAAATTGTTGATGCTATATCGGGGATCGCTGCTCAGACTAATTTGCTCGCCCTTAATGCTGCCATTGAAGCAGCACGAGCTGGAGAACAGGGGCGCGGTTTTGCGGTGGTAGCAGAGGAAGTTCGCCATTTAGCGGAACAGTCGCAAGATGCCGCTAAAAAAATAACTGGATTAATTAGTGAAATTCAAAGAGATACTGCCAAAGCGGTTGCTGCTATGGAAAGTGGAACAAAAGAAGTTGAGATTGGCGTGGATGTAGTTACTAGTGCGGGGAATGCTTTCCAAAATATTGAGGTCATTGTAGGGCATGTAGCAGAGCAAATGCAAGAGATGTCAACGGTTATTGAACATATGGCGCAGGGAAGTCAGCAGATTGTCACTGCCGTTGCCGAAATAGACTCGCTAAGTAAAAAAGCTTCTTCAGAGGCGGAAAATGTGGCGGCTATTACAGAAGAGCAGTCTGCTTCTTCTGAGGAAATTGCATCTTCTAGTCAAAGCCTAGCTCATATGGCTCAAGACATGCAATTGGCCATTAACCAATTTAAGTTGTAA
- a CDS encoding diguanylate cyclase, translating to MDRIESSFVAPKEELVQESNKELLQRVSTTFFFLHEGVITTDAAGKILLMNKSAENLTGWSSEEAYDKEFAEVFHLRHAAARESTINPVKEVLETGKLSHAPADIVLIDKNGTERYIAGTCVPAIGKSRAVTGVIINFRDITTAWQKQKHKEYLSHRDVLTGAFNRFFFQKRIEEEISWSERYQEPLSMMMLDLDYFKRINDTWGHPVGDLVLKELAQLIRGLIRKTDFLVRLGGEEFIIVMPQTNGDDVARAAEKIRILLEQHRYPIVGQVTVSIGVAEHIEGETFDSWYGRVDGAMYQAKDNGRNCVKIADKQELRSVVADPPKWQEEWESGHNGIDKQHRELIEMGKLLYDLSIQGIESKTVLKQLDRVLKYLAEHIEYEEKLLLQIGYPGFLRHKETHDRLLEIAFNLRETYTQRRLRPAIFFSFLIDDFIFGHILQEDNDYFPYVK from the coding sequence ATGGATCGTATAGAGTCATCTTTCGTGGCGCCTAAAGAGGAGCTTGTTCAAGAATCAAATAAAGAGCTGCTGCAAAGAGTTAGTACTACGTTCTTTTTTCTGCACGAAGGCGTCATCACCACAGACGCAGCAGGAAAAATCCTTTTAATGAACAAAAGTGCTGAGAACTTAACCGGGTGGTCAAGCGAAGAAGCATATGATAAAGAATTTGCAGAAGTTTTTCATTTGCGCCATGCAGCGGCAAGAGAAAGTACGATCAATCCAGTAAAGGAGGTATTGGAAACAGGCAAATTAAGCCATGCTCCTGCTGATATTGTGTTAATCGATAAAAATGGCACGGAACGATATATCGCCGGGACTTGCGTTCCTGCAATCGGAAAAAGTCGTGCAGTGACGGGAGTAATCATCAATTTTCGCGATATTACAACAGCCTGGCAGAAGCAGAAACACAAGGAGTATTTAAGTCACCGCGATGTTTTGACGGGAGCCTTTAATCGTTTCTTTTTTCAAAAAAGAATTGAAGAAGAAATATCCTGGTCAGAGAGATACCAGGAACCGTTAAGCATGATGATGCTTGATTTGGATTATTTCAAGCGAATTAATGATACATGGGGCCATCCGGTCGGAGATCTGGTACTAAAAGAACTGGCTCAACTTATTCGAGGTTTGATTCGAAAAACGGATTTTTTGGTTCGCTTAGGAGGAGAGGAATTTATAATCGTTATGCCGCAGACGAATGGCGATGACGTTGCCAGAGCGGCAGAAAAGATCCGAATTCTTTTGGAGCAGCATCGGTATCCGATAGTAGGACAAGTTACAGTTAGTATTGGCGTGGCTGAACATATTGAGGGGGAAACATTTGATAGCTGGTATGGGCGGGTAGACGGTGCTATGTATCAAGCTAAAGACAACGGGCGGAATTGTGTTAAAATTGCAGACAAGCAAGAACTCCGTTCGGTTGTAGCTGATCCTCCGAAGTGGCAGGAAGAGTGGGAAAGTGGTCACAACGGTATTGATAAACAGCATCGTGAATTGATTGAGATGGGAAAACTGCTTTATGATTTATCAATTCAGGGTATTGAATCCAAGACCGTATTAAAGCAACTAGACCGAGTGTTGAAGTATCTTGCAGAGCATATTGAGTATGAAGAGAAATTGTTGCTCCAAATAGGCTATCCCGGTTTTTTGCGACACAAAGAAACTCATGATAGATTGCTTGAAATTGCATTTAACCTTAGAGAAACCTATACCCAACGAAGGCTGAGACCCGCAATTTTTTTCTCGTTTCTTATTGATGACTTTATTTTTGGACATATTTTGCAAGAGGATAATGATTACTTCCCTTACGTGAAATGA
- a CDS encoding pyridoxamine 5'-phosphate oxidase family protein has protein sequence MLDSAMISILKTQVCFLGTSHDNVPRVRPMRPFVSEEGTVWLISYTDTEKTREIEANNTVELCAVDENSNVLRLQGKLVGEEKLPLEEKEKVRRKIVEELPGAADFFAGYTDPRMAIFKFEIENIIFRSLENVVRAELHFRK, from the coding sequence ATGCTTGATTCTGCGATGATTTCTATATTGAAAACCCAGGTGTGCTTTTTGGGGACTTCGCACGACAATGTGCCGCGAGTGCGGCCTATGCGTCCGTTTGTTAGTGAAGAGGGAACCGTTTGGCTCATCAGTTATACAGATACTGAAAAAACAAGAGAGATAGAAGCTAATAATACGGTTGAATTATGTGCGGTTGATGAAAACAGCAATGTTCTTCGGCTGCAGGGCAAGTTAGTGGGGGAAGAGAAGCTTCCTTTAGAAGAAAAAGAAAAGGTGCGTCGTAAAATCGTTGAAGAGCTGCCAGGCGCTGCGGACTTTTTTGCTGGATATACCGATCCGCGTATGGCGATTTTTAAATTTGAGATTGAAAATATCATTTTTCGTAGCTTGGAGAATGTTGTGCGCGCTGAACTTCATTTTCGCAAGTAA
- a CDS encoding TspO/MBR family protein yields MKSISKFILSLLSCFGAGAIGGVLTQSSLSTWYAQLVKPELSPPNWVFAPVWNVLYFLMAIALYRLLISERRQGRRLALAMFVVQLLLNIAWSAVFFGLHSPGGGLVVIAFLVLAIGATMLWGRRVSKVAAVLLAPYLGWVCFAAYLNYQFWRLN; encoded by the coding sequence GTGAAGAGCATTTCTAAGTTTATTCTTTCCCTGCTCAGCTGCTTTGGCGCCGGAGCGATTGGCGGCGTACTGACGCAAAGTTCGTTGAGCACTTGGTATGCGCAGCTAGTTAAGCCGGAGCTTTCGCCGCCAAACTGGGTGTTTGCGCCTGTCTGGAATGTTCTTTATTTCTTGATGGCCATCGCCTTGTATCGCCTTTTAATAAGCGAGCGGAGACAAGGAAGGCGGCTGGCGCTGGCGATGTTTGTTGTGCAACTGCTGCTCAATATAGCCTGGTCTGCGGTGTTTTTTGGACTTCACTCGCCAGGGGGCGGGCTTGTGGTAATTGCCTTTTTAGTCTTGGCCATAGGGGCAACTATGTTATGGGGCCGTCGCGTATCTAAAGTGGCGGCGGTACTGTTGGCTCCTTATCTGGGGTGGGTTTGTTTTGCTGCGTACTTGAATTATCAATTTTGGCGGTTGAATTGA